GAACACCTTATGCTTGATGTCCATTTGTTCGACAACGGCTTCGACGGCCAGTTCGACATCGCCGAGATCGCGGATGGCGTCCTGCGGTCGGATGCGATGGATCGTCACGTCGCGCTCAGCAGGGCTCAACTTGCCCTTCTCAACGAGGCGTCCGAGCTGACGCTCAAGCTCCTGCATCGCACGATCAAGAACTTCGCGGCTGACGTCGATCAGCCGGACCGTGCAGCCTTGCTGGGCGGCCAACTGGGCGATGCCCGCGCCCATGGTTCCCGCACCGACAACGGCGATTTCCCTCATATCCACGCTCCCTTTCATAGAACCGCTCGCGAGCTAAGTTACCGGGAAACGCCGGATGATCCAAGGTGAATGCCGGGGGCCGTCATGGGGTTGACGCGGACAGCTCATGAACGATGAGCTGCCGCACCGGATCGCCGTCGGAATCGACTCCCATGAAGCGCTGTGCGGCGGTATCGCCGAAGGCGAAGTCGCCATGCGTCCCGCGAAAGACTTCGTCGATGAGCCCGTCGGCCAGCTTCCAGTAGCCGTAATAATCCAGCGCGTCGGTCTCGGGGGCCGCGGCATCAGCGGTCGCAGCCGAAAAATCGACTTGCTTGGTGCCGTTCTCGGCGATGCCATCCAGGGCGCTATCCAGCAGCGGACTTTGAGCCAGCGGGGCAAAATGGTTGGCGATCAGCGGGGGAAAAGAGTGCCAGTCCGAGGGAACGGTTACATAAGATATGTGGTCGGCCGGCAGGATTTTCTGCAATGCATCCACAATTCGAGCGGCCGGCGCGCTACCAACCCAATGATCAGCGTCCCCCGTGACCACCACAGCCCGCGTGGATTCAGGAAGATCCGGCTCGTTGACCAAGGCGATGCGCTCATCACCGCCCGGTTGAACGATCATGACCGCACCAGGCGGCGGCAGGCCGATATCGACCGATGCTGACGCCAGATTCACCGTCAGGATTCCCCCCAGTGAATGGCTTACCCAGGCGACCTTATCGGTCTCGGGTCGAACCGGCGTCTGACCGGCCGCCGCTTTCCAGGCCATGCGCAGACCCGCGATGGCGTTTGGTTCCATTTCGTCAAACGGCGTGTAAATGCTCTCCTGATAGCGCGGATAGGCTACGATGTTGCCCTTGCGGACAAGATGGGCGATCCAACCTGCATAGGGTTTGGGACTGATCGCTCCCCAGCCGTGCATGAATACGACCAGGGGAGCTTTTGCCGGCGTGGGTTCCTCCGGCCAGAACAGCCAGACTTCCTCGCCGCCTTCACCAAGCCGCATAGCGCCAACGGCGGCGTGGGTGTAGTCGCTGCCGCCGGGGCCGAAGGCCGGCTGTTGCGGCGGGCGCGCACTGAACGGAAGTCGGCATCCGTTGCTCGCAACCACAAGTGCGGCAGCCGCGATCAGGAATAGGGCATTTTTGCGGTGCGCGCGCATGTTACTTCCATCCTCTTGCGAGTATCCGAGTCGACCACGCCTGATGAAATAAGTCTATGTCGACCGGCGATTCCGTCGAGCACGGGGCGCAAAGGAGAGGATGAGACCGATCAGGCTCATCGCCATGCCCATGCCCGTCCCGCAAACGGAGCCGGAGGGTCGATCCGCGGGGTTGAGTTGCGGTTCGTCGGCCGGATCGCCGCTGCCTTCGCCTGACCCCGCAGGACGTCCGGAGAAATTCGTGCCTTGGCACGCATCGCCGACACCGTCTCCGTCGCTGTCGGTCTGATCAAAATTTGTGGTCAGCGGGCAGTTATCCTCGGCGTCCGGGATGGAGTCATTGTCGTCATCATCGTCGCATCCGTCGGGGATTCCGTCCCGGTCCGTATCAACACCCGCCGGGGCCGGCCGAAACGGCGCCGCGTCTTCGTCGTTGGGAATGCAATCGCCGTCAATGTCCCGATCACAGGCGTCACCGATGCCGTCCTCGTCGGAATC
This Phycisphaerae bacterium DNA region includes the following protein-coding sequences:
- a CDS encoding alpha/beta hydrolase produces the protein MRAHRKNALFLIAAAALVVASNGCRLPFSARPPQQPAFGPGGSDYTHAAVGAMRLGEGGEEVWLFWPEEPTPAKAPLVVFMHGWGAISPKPYAGWIAHLVRKGNIVAYPRYQESIYTPFDEMEPNAIAGLRMAWKAAAGQTPVRPETDKVAWVSHSLGGILTVNLASASVDIGLPPPGAVMIVQPGGDERIALVNEPDLPESTRAVVVTGDADHWVGSAPAARIVDALQKILPADHISYVTVPSDWHSFPPLIANHFAPLAQSPLLDSALDGIAENGTKQVDFSAATADAAAPETDALDYYGYWKLADGLIDEVFRGTHGDFAFGDTAAQRFMGVDSDGDPVRQLIVHELSASTP
- a CDS encoding thrombospondin type 3 repeat-containing protein; amino-acid sequence: AYGIRSLASTPYGLFVGTANPYFGFRLFLGQQPGADLDGDSWADDEDNCPGVWNYDQRDSDEDGIGDACDRDIDGDCIPNDEDAAPFRPAPAGVDTDRDGIPDGCDDDDDNDSIPDAEDNCPLTTNFDQTDSDGDGVGDACQGTNFSGRPAGSGEGSGDPADEPQLNPADRPSGSVCGTGMGMAMSLIGLILSFAPRARRNRRST